Below is a window of Camelina sativa cultivar DH55 chromosome 11, Cs, whole genome shotgun sequence DNA.
CTGATAAACATGGTCTGATCCCGGTTTAGTGGACCGGCTTAACCTTAAATCCACTtcagaaaaagaataaaaataagcaaaccataaatgtaaaaatgtaaaactCACGTGGGACCCGTGGTTCTGgcctgtttttgttgttgttgaggattTCAACGGTTCCACATTTTTCACGGCATCGGTCCCGTGACGTCCGCCTGAAAGTCCAAACCGAACCCACACGGTTCTATGGAACGTTACTCTCCACGCGCCACGTGCACCGCTAGTATCCACGATGCGTCACAATTTTCACGAGAGGTCCGAGATACAAATATCAAAGTCTATATGCTTACCTATATGGGttgaaaatatacatttttttctacatattttaGTTTGCATGTGTTGTggtaaaatatgtaataaatttagaatatatctactcatttctgttttgcttgacaAAAGTTGGTTTTTGTATTGACTGATTATGTGGTCAATGTATGGAAATTAATGGTTACAAAATTACCTACTCGCTAGGTATTAACCCGCGAAAAACTGCGGACTAaactttttgtttgatgaaattttttaataatttattttgttattatgttatttataaagatttgtgattaaaaatttggtttgcttatattaaaatttttagattttaaaaatgtttattgaaaacgtgtcaataaaacatttgcatataatgaactttaaatttttttcgattaaatttttaaaatcttagctgttaattttttaaagaaaatacaaattagttttgattttaatagattttttttttacttttctacaatttattttattttatttgtccccaattttcgtttttaattaattatatttatttaattaattaattaattttcattaagtttttctaatagcaattgaatataatttattacacattttaaagttagtttcatatttgtactttctaattaatatagtaagattCATGTTTGCTTGACAAAAAGTGGGTTTTGGTGGTgacttttattatatatttggcCTTTGGGAAATTTTGTTAACTAGTAAAATTCACAATTTTGAAATGTTTCACCTAGATGAAATCTCCTCAGCAATTCTCTTTTATGTGTCCATTATTTAAAAACCGGTAAACCGATTTGTTTCACCAATTTGACATAATCACcgatttgaataatttttttttaaagtactaTTGAACGCTTgaatatttgattatatttggGTATGATAACCCAATATGAGCATTAGCTTTCTTATAGATTAAAATGAATATTAGTTTTACTTGGATCATCGAATTCTTACGGAATTAGTAAGTATATTAGTCTTTGTCAAATTagttaaatatcatatatttgtaTGTTGTGTGTAGGAGAGAAATGGGTGAtacaaaaatagagaaagacAAGCAAACTTTGtccattgttttcttaatgcgacaaattatgtaaaagaaaaaaaaactatataaaaagccTGTGGAAAAAGTTTTGACTAATACTACAAACTTTTGTTGACTTTATTTCaactaaataatattgttgtttcCCACTAATAATTTGTTccccaaatttaaaaaaaaaaaatctaagatttgtaacaaaaacaattcttaatttttgttaaattaaatctaATGTGAATAAATAATTATGGTCAAACTGTTAGGTTTTTTATAtttctagaatatatataaacttgtgaACTGCAATTAATACTTTTGCAGGATTTTGTCCACAAAATTAAATAGTactagtaaattttaaattggcAATTAAATAATGTGacagaacaaaaataaaataaaaattaagttaaGGAGGTGCACAAGACTTTTGAGACTCTCTCACTGTTCTTGAGAAAACGAAagaagtttactttttttttttttttccgtgtTCTCTCTCAAATCTTCTCTGTTTCGTCGTCATCACTGTTTCTATCAATTCGATTTCGAAAGTTAAAACATTGACAATTTGAATCCCAACTATCTGCCTTTTTTTTAGATTGGTTCTGTCTCTTGATTGAAAAAGACCTGCACTTTCTTCTAATGACACATTATTATAAACCCTTGTAAACAAAATCTTTGGAATTATCGTTCcccttgaaaaaaaaattgcaaacttGTCGATGTTTCAGTGGCGGCTGTGAACTCGAAAGCTCTTAACTTTATCTGTGAATTGGTAAATTAAGGGTTTTTTGCTGGCAAAATTGGTGAGATTGCTTAAGCTGCTGCGTAAAGGTGATTACTTTACTCTTATTttgagttgttttgtttttgcttaagTTACAAGTCTTTCAATAGTATgtgattcttgatttttttttcgagGTGGTTTTTGGGATGTGAGCGTTTTAGTTTTAATCTTTAATTAACTAACGATCGAGCTTTTTGTAAGTTTTGAGTGTTGTCTGTTTTAGTTTCCTGCTTTTGATTTCAATACTGTTTCTTGGGATTCGATTTCAGGAAGATACATGTTGCTGATTTCAATTTGCTTACACAATGTTGCTTCAACTACAAGTTGTGAAAGCTTGATTCTTTTGGGACATGAGCATGTGGCCTTATGGACGTTGTAGTCTTTATCTGAGTAATCTTTTTTTGAGTTGACCAGAGAAGACTTTTGTTCTCTGTTTGTTTTAGTCATGGTGATCATTCTCCTTTTTGCCTTCTTTGTTGGTTCATCTGTGAGCCTGACATGTCACCCCAGCGACTTATCTGCACTCCGGGAGTTCGCAGGATCGTTGAAGAATGGTTCTGTTACTGAATCTTGGTTAGACGATTCACGTTGTTGTGAATGGGATGGTGTGTTTTGTGAGGGGGGTGATGTTTCTGGTCGAGTTACAAAGTTGGTTCTTTCTGAAAAGGGTTTGGAAGGTGCGGTTTCTGGTTCTTTAGGAGAGTTGAGTGAGCTGCGGTTACTTGATCTCTCTCGTAACCAGCTCAAAGGCGAATTGCCCTCGGAGATTTCCAAGTTAGAGCAGCTTGAAGTTCTTGATTTGAGCCATAATCTGTTATCAGGGTCAGTTTCTGGAACGGTTTCCAGTTTAAAGCTGATTCAGTCGCTGAACATTTCCTGCAACTCGCTGAGCGGGAATCTGTCAGATGTTGGAATGTTTCCTGGTCTTGTAATGCTTAATGTAAGCAACAATGTGTTCGAGGGTGagattcatcctgaactctgcAGCTCATCTTGTGAGATTCAGGTTCTTGATTTGTCCATGAATCGTTTGGTGGGGAATCTTGATGGCTTGTACAATTGCAGCAAATCTATTCAGCGGCTCCATGTTGACGGCAACAGATTGACTGGCCAAATTCCAGACTCTCTTTATACGATTCAGGAGTTGGAGCAGCTATCAGTCTCTGGAAACTACTTATCCGGAGAGTTAAGTCAGAACTTGAGCAACCTCTCTGGTCTTAAGTCTCTGTTGATTTCTGAAAACCGGTTCTCTGGTGTAATTCCGGATGTTTTTGGTAACCTCACTCGATTGGAACACCTCGACGTAAGCTCCAACAAGCTCTCTGGCAAGTTTCCGCCAAGCTTATCTCAATGCTCAAAACTACGGGTGCTTGATCTTAGGAACAACTCATTATCCGGTTCTATCAATCTCAACTTCACTGTATTTACCGATCTTTGCGTGCTCGATCTCGCCAGTAATCATTTCTCCGGACCTCTTCCAGATTCCCTTGGCCATTGTCCCAAGATGAAGATCTTGAGTTTGGCGAAAAACGAGTTCAGTGGCAAAATCCCCTACACCTTCAAGAATCTGAAGTCTCTCCTGTTCCTGTCCTTATCCAacaacagttttgtggatttctCTGAGACGATGAATGTGCTGCAACATTGCAGGAATCTCTCCACTCTTATCCTCTCAAAGAACTTCATCGGCGAGGAGATACCAAGCAATGTCACCGGTTTCAACAACCTCGCTATTTTAGCCCTCGGAAACTGCGGTCTTAGGGGTCGGATTCCGAGCTGGCTACTAAATTGCAAGAAGCTAGAAGTTCTTGATCTCTCTTGGAATCGGTTTTATGGAACTATCCCTCCTTGGATTGGTAAGATGGAGAGTCTGTTCTACTTAGACTTCTCAAACAACACTTTAACTGGAGAGATCCCTGTAGCCATAACCGAGCTCAAGAATCTGATCCATCTAAACGGCACCGCTTCTCAGATGACTGACTCTTCCGGAATACCTCTCTATGTCAAGCGGAACAAGAGCTCGAGCGGTCTTCCCTATAACCAAGTTTCAAGATTCCCGCCATCTATCTATTTGAACAATAACCGCCTCAACGGGACGATCTTGCCGGAGTTGGGACGTTTGAAAGAGCTTCACATGCTGGATTTGAGCAGGAACAACTTCACAGGGACAATACCTGACTCCATTTCACAGCTTGACAATTTAGAGGTTCTTGATTTGTCGTACAATCATCTCTACGGTTCGATTCCTCTCTCGTTTCAGAGTCTCACTTTCTTGTCGAGGTTCAGCGTTGCTTATAACCGTCTCACTGGCGCGATCCCATCTGGAGGTCAGTTCTACAGCTTCCCACACTCGAGCTTTGAAGGAAACTTAGGACTTTGTCGCACTATTGATTCTCCTTGCAATGTTCTGATGAGCAACATGTTGAATCCGAAAGGTTCTTCACGTAGTAACAACAGTGGCAGAAGGTTCGGGAGAAGCAGCATTGTTTTACTCACCATAAGTCTTGCCGTGGGGATCACTCTGCTTCTTTCTGTTATTCTACTAAGGATTTCAAGAAAAGACGCTGACGATCGAATCAATGACGTTGATGAGGAAACTATCAGCGGTGTTCCAAAACCTCTCGGGCCATCAAAGATTGTGCTATTTCATAGCTGCGGATGCAAGGATCTGAGTGTTGAGGATTTGTTGAAATCTACAAACAGTTTCAGTCAGGCTAACATTATAGGCTGCGGCGGGTTTGGTCTTGTCTACAAAGCTAATTTCCCTGATGGCTCGAAAGCAGCGGTGAAGAGGCTATCTGGTGACTGCGGGCAGATGGAACGTGAGTTCCAAGCGGAAGTCGAAGCATTGTCTCGAGCGGAACACAAGAATCTAGTCTCTCTTCAAGGCTACTGCAAGCACGGAAACGATAGGCTGCTTATCTATTCGTTTATGGAGAATGGAAGCTTAGATTATTGGTTGCACGAGCGGGTGGACGGGAATATGACTCTCAAATGGGATGTGAGATTGAAGATAGCTCAAGGTGCAGCGCGCGGGCTTGCTTACTTGCATAAGGTCTGTGAACCTAATGTTATCCACAGGGACGTGAAATCGAGTAACATTCTGTTAGATGAGAAGTTTGAAGCTCATCTTGCGGATTTTGGTCTAGCGAGGTTGCTTAGGCCGTACGATACTCATGTGACTACTGATTTGGTTGGGACATTGGGTTATATTCCTCCTGAGTATAGCCAGTCTTTGATTGCGACGTGTAGAGGAGATGTTTACAGTTTTGGTGTTGTGCTTTTGGAGCTTGTTACGGGGCGTAGACCTGTGGAAGTCTGTAAAGGGAAAAGCTGCAGAGATTTGGTGTCAAGGGTGTTTCAGATGAAGGCCGAGAAGCGTGAAGCTGAGCTTATCGATACAACAATACGCGAAAATGTTAACGAGAAAACTGTTTTGGAGATGTTAGAGATTGCTTGCAGATGCATTGACCATGAACCTAGAAGACGACCGTTGATTGAAGAGGTTGTGGCTTGGCTTGAAGATCTTCCCATGGAGTCTTTTCAACAACAATGAAAACTCCTTTGTAAAGGAGCTTTCTTAGTTTCTTTGTAATGAAGAGTGTAGATCACTGGTTTTGATCCAAAGAACCTTGGGGTATACATGTAAAGCaatgaacctttttttttctgactcaACACACGAATCTTACTTCTCTCATGTGGCAATCCTTATGTATGACACTGGCAATCACCCTGAGAAGCCACATGTACCTTTCTCTGGACACTAACTTGGTCCTGAAGTACCTGTGTAAAGTATATGTAATGTAACAACAGAGTCGTGTTCTGATGTCTGTATCAAAAAAATGGCGGCTTTGTTTATTGGCAAGAGAGGAATGATAAACATCTACAGAGCTTTGCCGAGACACTACAATAACAACACTCTTCGTTGCTTCACCGCTCAAGtaagagaagaaatataaacatatatatgttctctTTTGCCTATTTGTGATACAGTTGTTGTGTTGTAACCTAATCAGCTAACTCGATAAGCATGAACACTCTCTCCAGGGAAGCAACGGAGGTGGAGAGTCATCTGCGAGTATGAACGAGGCAAGACAAGAGGCCATGGGGACAAGTACAGATGCTAAGGCACCTGATGTTTCACTCAGCTATGCAGCAGATACTGCAAAAGAAGGGTTAAAACGAGCCACAGATTTAGCCAAGGAAGAGAGCGGAGACGCTCCCACAGAGGAGGCAGCAACGGTTGCAGGCGGCGAAGATGAGAGTGAAGAGAATGTGACAGTGGGTGAGATAGGAACTGTTAAAGGGCAAGATCAATCTTGAAGCTGAAAAATGTGTCTGTACTTTGTATTTTAGGACTTTAAAAAGGCCAAATCAATAATGTTTAAAGTATCTTCAAATGCTTAAAGAGTTCTTGacataaaagcaaaaacaatcaGACAATATGgtacaataacaacaacaacaaggaagAAACAACGAACAGAGTTCATGTATTTATAGAAACCATAAGCTAAAACTTAGCATCCAAAGCTTTCCGTTAAATTTGTCCTTAACCCTGAATCTTGAACTTGTCAAATCACCTCAAGAACGTCTCCATAACGTCAGGGAACAAACCTGAGTTGCTTCCGGAGTTATTGTTCCTAAACTCCAGTGGTGGTTGCTGATCGAGcgaggttgatgatgatgaagaatccaTTCTTGCTGGTAACGTATAGCTTCTTCTAAACTTgttaggatgatgatgatgaccttcAAGGCTCAAGAACTCGTTCTGGTTCTCGACATTCATCGGGTTCTGCTGCTCCTGGTTAAACAAAAGCCTACTAGCTTCATCTGCACGGCCAGTCAAGGCATTGAACAGAGACAAACCATTGGGCCATTTGATGTCATCTTCGTGTTCTTCCATTGGAGGAAGCATCTGAGGAGGAGGTGCATTGCTATCTTGAAGGAAACCGAATCGGGCTGATGCTGCTGGTAGTTGGTTCTGAAAGCTAGGGGAAGGTAACAATGGAGAGTGTGATCCCCAGTTATAAGCTTGAGACTGAGGTAACTGGTTTGGAAccaaggaagaagatggagtcGCGGTTCTGTTTGAAGAGAAGAGCTGCGAGAGGTAAAAACCTGATCTGTAACCAATTGATTCAAACATTTGCCTCATCCTTAAGACAAAATGAAGATCTTCTGGAatctaaagaaataaaacaatgaCTGATCACACACCACATAACCAAAAAAGAGGAAGTAGCTAATAAGAAAGTAAGAAacaataagagaaagaaaaaaaaaactcacaatcTTGCAAGAACCTAACTGTAACAGACCATGTCCAGCTTGAATCACAGCAATTGTCTGGTCAAATATAAACAGTGTTAAGGTAAAGATCAAgtaacagtaaaaaaaataaccaaagaaGAAGTTTGATAATTGACCTGGATGCCTGATTCGAATTGGTCGGTCCATTCTGGAGGAAGctgcaataattttttttgactttaAGTGTAAGGTaaccatcaaaatcataaattcatcatctaaccaagaaaaaaaaaaaaNNNNNNNNNNNNNNNNNNNNNNNNNNNNNNNNNNNNNNNNNNNNNNNNNNNNNNNNNNNNNNNNNNNNNNNNNNNNNNNNNNNNNNNNNNNNNNNNNNNNNNNNNNNNNNNNNNNNNNNNNNNNNCTCACAATCTTGCAAGAACCTAACTGTAACAGACCATGTCCAGCTTGAATCACAGCAATTGTCTGGTCAAATATAAACAGTGTTAAGGTAAAGATCAAgtaacagtaaaaaaaataaccaaagaaGAAGTTTGATAATTGACCTGGATGCCTGATTCGAATTGGTCGGTCCATTCTGGAGGAAGctgcaataattttttttgactttaAGTGTAAGGTaaccatcaaaatcataaattcatcatctaaccaaaaaaaaaaaaaaaaaagatctgtGGAAGATTAGAGGAAACGTACAGCATCAAAAGAACTCTGCCAGTAATTAGCAAGATTTGGTTCAGATTCAGATGGTTCTTTGAAAACCCACTTGTGACATTTATCAGAAGCAACTTTACCCATCAATCTGCAGATATAAAAAACATCACAACAAGATCATAACTTGTGTGTGtagtatatataactaatatatctttAGCTAATTATGAAAGTGATTATTATTAGGGTGTGTTTATATAATGACTCTAATTATCTTTCTCCataattacttatatataaCACCTACCCAGTACCCACCCTTCTCCATAATTATATAACTGAATGGACATCTTGCTGAAAGCTTTTCTGACAAGATCTTCACCTTCAATGTCTGGTTCCACACAAAGATCCTCAccacttcttcctcctccgcaAAACCCATCTTCCCACATCAACATCCTTTTGaataaaaagacaagaaagaaaaaagtttgttaTAGGAAAAAGAGATCTTGGGTTGAAAACAGAGCTACTCTGTTTCTGTCTCTCATAGtccttaaaaaaaaagcaaaagaagaaggagacaagaaGACTCACAAGCTGCCACTTTCATCACCAATCTTGCAGCCATTACCACCACGGACCCTCCtgaaatcaaaaagagaaaccaaaaaggggggtaaagaaacagagaaagagagagaacaaatgATGAACAGAGAGAGGGATGTGTATGTACGGTCGGGGACGAATGGTccagaaaacagagtaaatccAGTCGGAGTTAAGACAGACGCTTCTAAGTGCTTCATGAAGTGCCATCATTCCTACAGCATCTTTGCTTCTATCTCCTCCTCCAACTCCTGAACCCaccatgtctctctctctctttctttatctctctctctctcacttcaaaaaaaaaaaaaagaaccactTCAGAAGTCTCCAAAGACGACACAACTTCTTTTGTTAAGAATCATCACAAGTCTTTAGCTTTCTTCAGACAGAGTCTGTCTTTGCCAAATATTATAAACTACTATAGAGCAGTACCactgaaaagaagaaaagaaaagaaaagaaaataagttatcttttgttttcctgtGTAAGAGAGCAAAAGAGTTTGTCAACCACAGagtctcatctctctctctctccttcttttagTTTCTCTCACTACTGTtcgttctttttatttgttctgagtcttctttattttattttttagtgtaCAGAGAGAAATTATGTTAATCGAAAACCCGGCGACAAGTTAGGGTTTAGCCGTTTAgggatatattatatttatttttaatttgttggaatatccataaatatatatatatattatttcttttaagGTTTATCACCATTGTCATAATGTCATCTCCACTTATCGATTTTGCATTCATCAATATTTATTTGGTCCACCTATTTTTTCTTACTAACATTTAGGAGaagtattggtttaggatttagaaaaaattttaatgattttatgttctcgctgattgttagaatcatagaaaattgaaagttaaaatgaaggattctaagagattgtttaggaagttttttaaaattttgatgatttgttttttttaatcttgtaaaatctctttatttgatgaaagagttttcatgacttttgttatgaaggaaatgatataaaatcttaaaccaataatataaaatttgaattcattaacaattcaagattcttttgttttacttgaataacataaaacttttaatgattttataaaacttttaatccaataacactagatttatcaagattttagataattttttacaaatccacaaccaataacaccaaattttttaagagtttttaaaagtcttgattgaataataacatattttacctaacttttaaagtcattaaaattctttctaaatcctaaaccaatacctccctcttaagtttttctttttcttttcttatcacAAATCTACTATTTTAACTgagtatttttttaacaaatatttttttttaacaaaatcatggttgtttgattagtttataAATTGGGGTTCAGGTATTTTCCTGCTATTTTAATTATAGTCAGTTACACTTGTATGGATactagtatattattatatcctAGAATTAATTAGAAATGTTATAAACTgcaaaattattcattttgaacaaattctaaaaatgagttttgatttagaatggtatttttttcatttaaaacatGAATGAACTTTGTCGAAATTGCATATttgtcaaatgaaaaaaaaaaaaaaagcaaaatggAGAGGGTGGGGACAAGTATTATCTTCTTTCTGGCTAGCAAGACAAATGTAGGTGTTGAGGGATGACAAAAGtggttctgtttttgttttcccctCTCATCACTCActaccatctctctctctctcctttttattgttattattttaccCTTCTTCTCCCACATATATTACGACCTCAAGGAAATCAAGTGTGGACCATTTTCATCTCCATCTCACAAAATGGTTCATGCGCAagtttcaatataaaaaaaaaagcaaaagaaactgaaatagCTCCAAAACTCGGTTTAATGTATGCTTCTTCagttaattaacatatatatatatatatatattgggttGCACATCGTTAGAATCCGGTCCAAAACTAGCTATAACCTAAGCTTCGAGATGATATGCATGTCTATTGTGAAGAACATGACTTGACTATATGTTATTTGTTGGCCTTCTTATTGACAAGATGCATGTACATCCACTTAAAACTGAACTTGATCACCACACACTTACCTAAGGCTTGCTTTATTACCTAGTGACCGGACCACTCCAaaggaaaatatatgaaatatttccCTAACAATGATAAATTCCGCATGAACAAATATAACTAAGTGATACAGTTTAACTGAAAATagcataatatttttaaaactatacgTATGCATTTTGGTAATGTAAAACTATTAACCTACAAAAAGTAAATGTTCGAAgaatgttgacaaaaataaaaaagaatgtttgaggaaaattagaaaatctagtGGAGAATATCAAAAATTGAGAAAGCATAACAGACTTTAAGCGAGAGCTAAAAAGGCACGCCAATGCCACGGTCG
It encodes the following:
- the LOC104725907 gene encoding phytosulfokine receptor 2-like codes for the protein MVIILLFAFFVGSSVSLTCHPSDLSALREFAGSLKNGSVTESWLDDSRCCEWDGVFCEGGDVSGRVTKLVLSEKGLEGAVSGSLGELSELRLLDLSRNQLKGELPSEISKLEQLEVLDLSHNLLSGSVSGTVSSLKLIQSLNISCNSLSGNLSDVGMFPGLVMLNVSNNVFEGEIHPELCSSSCEIQVLDLSMNRLVGNLDGLYNCSKSIQRLHVDGNRLTGQIPDSLYTIQELEQLSVSGNYLSGELSQNLSNLSGLKSLLISENRFSGVIPDVFGNLTRLEHLDVSSNKLSGKFPPSLSQCSKLRVLDLRNNSLSGSINLNFTVFTDLCVLDLASNHFSGPLPDSLGHCPKMKILSLAKNEFSGKIPYTFKNLKSLLFLSLSNNSFVDFSETMNVLQHCRNLSTLILSKNFIGEEIPSNVTGFNNLAILALGNCGLRGRIPSWLLNCKKLEVLDLSWNRFYGTIPPWIGKMESLFYLDFSNNTLTGEIPVAITELKNLIHLNGTASQMTDSSGIPLYVKRNKSSSGLPYNQVSRFPPSIYLNNNRLNGTILPELGRLKELHMLDLSRNNFTGTIPDSISQLDNLEVLDLSYNHLYGSIPLSFQSLTFLSRFSVAYNRLTGAIPSGGQFYSFPHSSFEGNLGLCRTIDSPCNVLMSNMLNPKGSSRSNNSGRRFGRSSIVLLTISLAVGITLLLSVILLRISRKDADDRINDVDEETISGVPKPLGPSKIVLFHSCGCKDLSVEDLLKSTNSFSQANIIGCGGFGLVYKANFPDGSKAAVKRLSGDCGQMEREFQAEVEALSRAEHKNLVSLQGYCKHGNDRLLIYSFMENGSLDYWLHERVDGNMTLKWDVRLKIAQGAARGLAYLHKVCEPNVIHRDVKSSNILLDEKFEAHLADFGLARLLRPYDTHVTTDLVGTLGYIPPEYSQSLIATCRGDVYSFGVVLLELVTGRRPVEVCKGKSCRDLVSRVFQMKAEKREAELIDTTIRENVNEKTVLEMLEIACRCIDHEPRRRPLIEEVVAWLEDLPMESFQQQ
- the LOC104725909 gene encoding uncharacterized protein LOC104725909 → MAALFIGKRGMINIYRALPRHYNNNTLRCFTAQGSNGGGESSASMNEARQEAMGTSTDAKAPDVSLSYAADTAKEGLKRATDLAKEESGDAPTEEAATVAGGEDESEENVTVGEIGTVKGQDQS
- the LOC104725908 gene encoding uncharacterized protein LOC104725908 isoform X2 codes for the protein MGKVASDKCHKWVFKEPSESEPNLANYWQSSFDALPPEWTDQFESGIQTIAVIQAGHGLLQLGSCKIIPEDLHFVLRMRQMFESIGYRSGFYLSQLFSSNRTATPSSSLVPNQLPQSQAYNWGSHSPLLPSPSFQNQLPAASARFGFLQDSNAPPPQMLPPMEEHEDDIKWPNGLSLFNALTGRADEASRLLFNQEQQNPMNVENQNEFLSLEGHHHHPNKFRRSYTLPARMDSSSSSTSLDQQPPLEFRNNNSGSNSGLFPDVMETFLR
- the LOC104725908 gene encoding uncharacterized protein LOC104725908 isoform X1, coding for MVGSGVGGGDRSKDAVGMMALHEALRSVCLNSDWIYSVFWTIRPRPRVRGGNGCKIGDESGSLMLMWEDGFCGGGRSGEDLCVEPDIEGEDLVRKAFSKMSIQLYNYGEGLMGKVASDKCHKWVFKEPSESEPNLANYWQSSFDALPPEWTDQFESGIQTIAVIQAGHGLLQLGSCKIIPEDLHFVLRMRQMFESIGYRSGFYLSQLFSSNRTATPSSSLVPNQLPQSQAYNWGSHSPLLPSPSFQNQLPAASARFGFLQDSNAPPPQMLPPMEEHEDDIKWPNGLSLFNALTGRADEASRLLFNQEQQNPMNVENQNEFLSLEGHHHHPNKFRRSYTLPARMDSSSSSTSLDQQPPLEFRNNNSGSNSGLFPDVMETFLR